The proteins below come from a single Thermodesulfobacteriota bacterium genomic window:
- a CDS encoding type II toxin-antitoxin system RelE/ParE family toxin: MALKIKWSPRAVSNLEEICSYIAKDSGYYAILFAKKVIKIVKAIPQFPKSGRIVPEYGDENIREKIYGNYRIIYRIKDELIEIVAISYGTKPLNSIK, translated from the coding sequence ATGGCTCTCAAGATAAAATGGTCTCCAAGGGCAGTTTCTAACCTGGAAGAAATCTGCAGTTATATCGCTAAAGATTCTGGATATTACGCCATCCTTTTTGCCAAAAAAGTAATCAAAATAGTTAAAGCTATCCCTCAATTTCCCAAATCAGGCAGGATAGTTCCGGAATATGGAGATGAGAACATAAGAGAAAAGATTTACGGAAACTACAGGATTATCTATCGTATCAAAGACGAACTTATCGAAATTGTTGCTATCAGTTATGGCACAAAACCTTTAAATAGTATAAAGTAG
- a CDS encoding hotdog fold thioesterase — protein MDKKVLEVLSSKIQNDPYARFLGIELIEINKGYSKLRMQLKGCMNNFVGIAHGGAIFSLADHAFAAASNSHGTLAVALNMSITYISATPEGSLLTAEAKEVSLTSRTALYRIDVSTEDNKLIASCQGIVYRKKNPIPGID, from the coding sequence ATGGATAAAAAAGTCCTGGAGGTTTTGTCCAGCAAAATCCAAAATGACCCCTATGCACGGTTTTTAGGCATTGAATTGATAGAGATCAATAAGGGTTATTCAAAACTGAGGATGCAGCTAAAAGGCTGTATGAACAATTTTGTGGGCATTGCTCATGGCGGCGCCATCTTCAGCCTGGCAGATCACGCTTTCGCAGCAGCATCAAATTCTCACGGTACACTGGCTGTCGCCTTAAATATGAGTATTACTTATATTTCTGCTACTCCGGAGGGTTCACTTCTGACAGCAGAGGCGAAAGAGGTAAGTTTAACATCAAGGACAGCCTTATACAGGATAGATGTATCGACTGAGGACAACAAGCTTATTGCCTCATGCCAGGGAATTGTTTATAGGAAAAAGAACCCTATACCCGGTATTGATTGA
- a CDS encoding BRO family protein codes for MPDKNLVSLGSNSFEDLKKINDYGAEYWSAREIQPLLGYTQWRRFEDAIKRAITSCKNSSNEPSYHFAGAGKPIEGGKGAVQLVNDYHLSRFACYLIAQNSDPRKPEIANAQKYFAIQTRRQEITDVIVADIERLELRKQTSEEFKALSGAARDAGVHDRMFGVFHDAGYKGMY; via the coding sequence ATGCCGGATAAAAATTTAGTATCACTAGGAAGCAATTCTTTTGAAGACCTGAAGAAAATAAATGATTATGGAGCAGAGTATTGGAGCGCAAGGGAAATTCAGCCTCTTTTGGGATATACACAATGGAGGAGATTTGAAGACGCCATTAAAAGAGCGATAACCTCTTGTAAAAATTCAAGTAATGAACCCTCATATCACTTTGCCGGCGCCGGCAAACCGATAGAAGGCGGAAAAGGCGCGGTACAATTGGTTAATGACTATCATTTATCCCGTTTTGCTTGTTATTTAATCGCGCAAAATAGCGATCCCAGAAAACCCGAAATCGCCAATGCTCAGAAGTATTTTGCAATTCAAACCCGCAGGCAGGAAATCACGGACGTAATTGTTGCTGATATTGAGCGGTTGGAACTTCGCAAGCAGACATCTGAAGAATTTAAGGCATTGTCAGGCGCAGCACGTGATGCAGGAGTGCATGACAGGATGTTCGGAGTCTTCCATGATGCCGGATATAAAGGCATGTATTGA
- a CDS encoding deoxyribonuclease IV, whose product MRIGVHVSISGKIFNSIDRAKALGCSAIQIFSHNPRGWKVPPLIDDDVRIFRKRLKKSGLHPLAVHTSYLINLASPDDDLYERSIDSFKVDLDRAKRLDATFLVTHLGSSRDKDAQYGIKRVRDALNLVLKNGGHRNIKILLENTAGSGSTIGYNLYQIREIIDAVKDRDSLGLCFDTCHGFASGYDFRDTRSLDSLIEEIGRILGLDRLGLIHLNDSKEGIGAGIDRHEHIGKGKIGIKGFGLLINHPSLRDIPMILETPKKSDKDDIRNLSIIKGLRKKQEKGRWS is encoded by the coding sequence TTGCGAATAGGGGTTCATGTCTCTATCTCAGGAAAGATATTTAACTCTATTGATAGAGCAAAGGCTCTGGGGTGCTCCGCTATACAGATATTCTCCCATAACCCCCGGGGCTGGAAGGTGCCCCCGCTTATTGATGATGACGTTAGGATATTTAGAAAAAGATTAAAAAAAAGTGGGCTACATCCCTTGGCAGTCCACACATCCTATCTCATTAATCTTGCTTCACCTGATGACGATTTATATGAAAGATCCATCGACTCTTTCAAAGTCGATTTAGATAGGGCGAAAAGGCTGGATGCAACCTTCCTGGTAACCCATCTTGGGAGTTCCAGGGATAAAGATGCGCAATACGGGATAAAGAGAGTACGTGATGCGTTAAATCTGGTGCTAAAAAACGGCGGGCATAGAAATATAAAGATTTTGTTGGAGAATACTGCCGGTTCCGGTTCAACAATCGGTTATAATCTGTATCAAATAAGGGAGATCATCGATGCTGTGAAGGACAGAGATTCACTTGGATTATGTTTCGATACCTGTCATGGTTTCGCTTCAGGTTATGATTTTAGAGATACCAGGTCATTAGACAGCTTAATAGAGGAGATTGGTAGAATTTTAGGATTGGATAGGCTGGGGCTAATTCACCTGAATGATTCAAAGGAGGGGATAGGGGCAGGAATAGACCGACACGAACATATCGGCAAAGGTAAAATAGGCATTAAGGGGTTCGGGCTTCTAATAAACCACCCTTCATTGCGAGATATCCCCATGATACTGGAGACTCCTAAAAAATCCGACAAAGACGATATCAGGAACCTGTCCATAATAAAGGGTTTAAGAAAGAAGCAGGAGAAGGGCAGATGGAGTTAG
- a CDS encoding acyl-CoA dehydrogenase family protein, which produces MRGNDIFYSGEEIKFRAEVKEYAAAEILPLSNDFDEGTIKIREIVKKLGEKGYMGVSMPKEYGGQGKSVVFEMILCEELGAINYGVAAVHIASSLFLGYPLVRFGTEEQKKKYLVPITTGQRVSGMGMTEPTAGSDVAGTKTEAVLEGDFYILKGEKRFIGCGSEADFLLTFAITDPSVHAHKGMTAFIAETSDPGFELVKVFDLLGWVGVGVSHLRYNNLKVPRDNILGKLNHGFIVAGYELDAERVAAAAAGIGMARAAFEIAVKYSSERKQFDVPIRTFEGVNFKVADMAIGLEAMSLLNLKVARMIEEGVTASKESAISKLFAAEGTFSVVNDALQIMGGIGLTKEYPIEKFFRDARALSIAGGTNEILKYLIQREVYKEFGL; this is translated from the coding sequence ATGAGAGGCAATGATATCTTTTATTCAGGAGAAGAGATTAAGTTCAGGGCTGAGGTGAAGGAATATGCGGCTGCTGAGATTCTACCTCTGTCAAACGATTTTGATGAAGGCACTATAAAAATCAGGGAGATTGTTAAAAAGCTGGGAGAAAAAGGTTACATGGGTGTATCCATGCCAAAAGAGTATGGCGGTCAGGGTAAGAGTGTAGTATTTGAGATGATCCTGTGTGAAGAGCTGGGCGCCATAAATTATGGGGTAGCCGCTGTCCACATTGCATCATCCCTCTTTCTCGGGTATCCTCTCGTTCGTTTTGGCACTGAGGAGCAAAAAAAGAAATACTTAGTCCCGATTACAACAGGACAAAGGGTTTCAGGCATGGGTATGACAGAACCTACGGCCGGGTCTGATGTGGCAGGGACAAAGACTGAAGCTGTTTTAGAGGGAGACTTTTATATACTAAAGGGGGAAAAACGCTTTATTGGCTGTGGCAGCGAAGCGGATTTCCTTCTTACCTTCGCAATTACAGACCCATCTGTGCATGCGCATAAAGGAATGACTGCGTTTATTGCGGAGACTTCAGATCCGGGTTTTGAACTGGTGAAAGTCTTTGATCTTTTGGGCTGGGTGGGCGTTGGTGTTTCCCATCTAAGATACAACAATCTCAAAGTTCCCAGAGATAACATTCTGGGCAAACTCAATCATGGCTTTATAGTTGCCGGTTATGAGCTTGATGCAGAGAGGGTAGCAGCTGCCGCAGCGGGTATCGGAATGGCAAGGGCTGCTTTTGAGATAGCAGTCAAATATTCCTCTGAGAGAAAGCAGTTTGATGTTCCTATTAGGACATTTGAGGGAGTTAATTTCAAGGTTGCTGACATGGCTATAGGTTTGGAGGCTATGTCGCTCCTGAACCTTAAGGTAGCGAGGATGATAGAAGAAGGGGTTACGGCCTCTAAAGAATCAGCTATTTCTAAGTTGTTTGCAGCGGAAGGAACTTTTAGTGTTGTAAACGATGCATTGCAGATTATGGGGGGTATCGGTTTGACAAAAGAGTATCCCATAGAAAAGTTTTTCAGAGATGCCAGGGCTTTGTCAATAGCGGGGGGGACAAACGAGATTTTGAAATATCTCATACAGAGGGAAGTTTATAAGGAGTTCGGACTTTAA
- the ccsB gene encoding c-type cytochrome biogenesis protein CcsB: MNTLFFKIVVVFYLAGTFSYLLYLFKQKPHISKAATIILTSGFVFHTISLIVRYFEAGYTPITSLYEAPSFLAWTIVGVYLFIQFKYRITSLGSFISPVASILTLVSSAFSKEIVPLSPVLRSFWLPIHVILAFLGDAIFALAFCAGVMYLIQEHQIKSKKIGSFYHRLPSLKLLDDINHYSLTIGFLLLTMAMVTGSIWARHAWGAFWSWDAKQVWSLLTWVFYAALLHGRINIGWRGRVAAVFAILGFFAVMFSFLGVNTLLSGLHTYDR; this comes from the coding sequence ATGAATACACTGTTTTTCAAGATCGTAGTGGTCTTTTATCTAGCCGGAACATTTAGCTATCTATTGTATCTTTTTAAGCAAAAACCCCATATTTCTAAGGCTGCTACTATTATCCTGACCAGTGGTTTTGTTTTTCATACCATAAGTCTAATCGTTAGGTACTTTGAAGCTGGGTATACACCAATCACCAGCCTTTATGAAGCACCATCATTCTTAGCATGGACAATAGTTGGTGTCTATCTGTTTATTCAATTTAAATACAGGATAACTTCTCTTGGCTCTTTTATTTCACCTGTTGCATCTATCTTAACCCTTGTCTCTTCTGCCTTTTCCAAAGAGATCGTCCCCCTCTCACCTGTATTGAGGAGTTTCTGGCTGCCTATTCATGTAATTCTGGCATTTCTTGGGGATGCTATTTTTGCCCTAGCTTTCTGTGCTGGAGTTATGTATCTGATACAGGAACACCAGATAAAGTCAAAGAAGATCGGCTCCTTTTACCATAGGCTGCCTTCTTTAAAGCTACTGGATGATATAAATCATTATTCTCTGACTATAGGGTTCCTTTTGCTTACCATGGCAATGGTTACCGGTTCAATATGGGCAAGGCATGCATGGGGAGCCTTCTGGAGCTGGGATGCCAAACAGGTCTGGTCATTGCTTACATGGGTCTTTTACGCAGCCTTGCTCCATGGAAGGATAAATATAGGTTGGAGAGGCAGGGTGGCTGCCGTTTTTGCAATTCTTGGTTTTTTTGCGGTTATGTTTTCTTTCCTTGGTGTAAATACTCTGCTTTCAGGGTTACATACGTATGATAGATGA
- the aroF gene encoding 3-deoxy-7-phosphoheptulonate synthase: MIIVMKAKATKDDLEEVVRKIEKLGYKPHVIQGVERNVIGAVGDERGKAKLQSLEVLSGVDKVVPILKPYKLASRDIKPEGTIVSIDDKVEIGGNKIVVIAGPCSVESEDQIIKSAYIVKEAGADILRGGAFKPRTSPYSFQGLEKKGLILLAKAKEKVGLPVVTEIMNPKDVDLVAEYSDIMQVGARNVQNFALLKKLGRYNKPILLKRGMSTTIEEFLMSAEYILSEGNKDVILCERGIRTFETATRNTLDLSCIPVLKERTHLPIIVDPSHATGFWSYVAPMSYAAIAAGADGLMIEVHPNPEDAESDGIQSLKPHKFTALMENLKAYIAAAGRI, encoded by the coding sequence ATGATAATTGTAATGAAAGCAAAGGCAACAAAAGATGACCTGGAGGAGGTTGTGAGAAAGATAGAAAAATTGGGATATAAACCCCATGTTATCCAAGGGGTAGAAAGGAATGTTATTGGGGCCGTCGGTGATGAAAGGGGAAAGGCAAAACTTCAATCCCTGGAAGTCCTTTCTGGGGTTGATAAGGTCGTTCCTATCCTTAAGCCTTATAAACTCGCTAGTCGTGACATAAAACCAGAAGGGACTATTGTCAGTATCGATGACAAAGTAGAAATTGGCGGTAATAAGATAGTAGTTATCGCAGGGCCTTGTTCTGTTGAGAGTGAAGACCAGATTATAAAATCAGCTTATATTGTAAAAGAAGCTGGTGCAGATATTCTGCGTGGCGGTGCCTTCAAACCCCGGACTTCTCCGTACAGTTTTCAAGGCTTAGAAAAAAAGGGGCTGATTTTACTAGCTAAAGCCAAAGAAAAGGTTGGGCTCCCTGTTGTAACGGAGATAATGAACCCTAAAGACGTGGACCTGGTTGCAGAATATTCAGATATTATGCAGGTCGGGGCACGGAATGTCCAAAACTTTGCCCTTCTGAAAAAACTTGGAAGGTACAATAAACCCATATTATTAAAACGAGGCATGTCTACTACTATAGAGGAATTCTTGATGTCAGCAGAATACATACTCTCAGAAGGAAACAAAGACGTGATTTTGTGTGAGAGAGGCATAAGGACATTTGAAACCGCTACAAGAAATACCCTGGACTTGAGTTGTATTCCGGTTTTAAAAGAAAGGACCCATCTGCCTATAATTGTAGACCCAAGTCATGCTACAGGGTTTTGGTCATATGTAGCTCCGATGTCGTATGCAGCAATTGCAGCAGGAGCCGATGGCCTGATGATAGAGGTACATCCCAATCCAGAAGATGCTGAAAGCGACGGTATTCAGTCCCTGAAACCCCATAAATTTACTGCTCTGATGGAAAATCTAAAAGCCTATATAGCAGCCGCAGGAAGGATATGA
- a CDS encoding metallophosphoesterase family protein — protein MKWAVLSDIHGNLEAFNAVLDCLYKEDIDRVAFLGDIVGYGANPNECIDLLKDIADILVAGNHDYGAVGLTDTSGFNSAARAAIEWTAKELSTINRNFLSGVHLISIRDDITFVHSTPYNPQNWDYLFYRDEVTMNFNSFQTRICFIGHSHVPAVFIRDDKGKVSSSKALIVRLEEEDRYIINVGSVGQPRDGIPDAAFGIYDAKECEFTLKRSSYDIGTAQKKIMKAGLPERLAARIAIGR, from the coding sequence TTGAAATGGGCAGTCCTATCGGATATTCACGGAAATTTGGAGGCATTTAATGCCGTTTTGGATTGTCTCTATAAAGAGGACATTGACAGAGTAGCATTTTTGGGAGACATTGTTGGGTATGGGGCAAATCCCAATGAATGTATTGATCTCCTTAAGGATATTGCGGATATACTGGTAGCAGGTAACCACGATTACGGAGCCGTTGGATTAACTGATACCTCCGGTTTCAACTCTGCAGCAAGGGCTGCCATTGAATGGACGGCAAAGGAGTTATCAACCATAAATCGCAACTTCCTGTCAGGGGTTCACTTAATTTCCATTAGGGACGATATTACATTTGTTCACTCTACACCATACAATCCACAAAATTGGGACTACCTCTTTTACCGTGATGAGGTAACTATGAATTTTAATTCATTTCAAACCCGAATCTGTTTTATAGGACATTCTCATGTTCCTGCTGTATTCATAAGAGACGATAAAGGAAAGGTTTCCTCTTCAAAAGCCTTAATAGTTAGGCTGGAAGAGGAAGACAGGTATATTATTAACGTGGGAAGTGTGGGACAACCCCGAGATGGTATTCCTGATGCTGCCTTTGGCATCTATGATGCGAAAGAATGCGAGTTCACACTTAAGAGGTCCTCTTATGACATTGGGACTGCCCAAAAAAAGATTATGAAGGCTGGATTACCGGAACGTCTGGCGGCAAGGATAGCTATAGGCAGGTAA
- the larC gene encoding nickel pincer cofactor biosynthesis protein LarC: MKIAYLDCFSGISGNMILGAMMDLGLPKTKLEEELDKLSLSGYEITCSTEARMEINGSRVKVILKETDSHHRSFSDIKNLINGSSLDKDTKELSIRVFQRLAEAEAKIHKKDIDDIHFHEVGAVDSIVDVVGAAVGIKHFGIQEIYASRIPLGSGFVTCQHGALPLPAPATMELLKGKPVYESGIMGELVTPTGAAIITTLTDKFGRMPSMIISDIGYGVGDKEFQEVPNLLRVVLGDDERERETDRVTVVETNIDDMNPEVYDFLMERLFEEGALDVSLSPLQMKKNRPSVMLRVICHGGDKSRVIDTILKESTSFGVRYYEVDRVKVPRRLKEVETRFGKVKVKIYQDNDAVINVSPEYEDCKKIAKEKKVPLKRVYNEAVKEVLSSSKN, encoded by the coding sequence ATGAAAATAGCCTATCTTGACTGCTTTTCCGGTATTAGTGGAAATATGATTCTGGGTGCTATGATGGATTTGGGACTGCCCAAGACCAAATTAGAAGAGGAGCTTGATAAGCTGTCCTTAAGCGGGTATGAAATAACCTGTTCAACCGAAGCCAGGATGGAGATTAACGGCTCAAGAGTTAAAGTAATCCTGAAAGAGACAGACTCTCATCACCGAAGCTTTTCTGATATTAAAAACCTTATTAACGGAAGTTCATTGGATAAAGACACAAAAGAGCTTAGTATCAGGGTGTTCCAGCGTTTAGCGGAAGCAGAAGCTAAAATCCACAAAAAGGATATTGACGATATACATTTCCATGAAGTAGGTGCTGTTGATTCTATCGTTGATGTTGTTGGGGCAGCAGTTGGAATAAAACATTTTGGAATTCAGGAGATATACGCTTCCAGGATTCCTTTAGGTTCAGGATTCGTAACCTGTCAGCACGGGGCACTACCCCTACCGGCACCGGCAACCATGGAACTTCTGAAGGGGAAACCGGTCTATGAATCGGGTATAATGGGAGAACTGGTTACCCCTACCGGGGCAGCCATAATTACCACATTAACGGATAAGTTTGGCAGAATGCCTTCGATGATAATAAGTGATATAGGCTATGGTGTGGGGGACAAAGAGTTTCAAGAGGTTCCCAATTTACTCAGAGTTGTTCTTGGAGACGATGAAAGAGAAAGAGAGACTGACAGGGTAACTGTCGTTGAAACTAACATTGACGACATGAATCCTGAGGTCTATGACTTTTTAATGGAAAGGCTCTTTGAGGAAGGCGCCCTTGATGTCTCTCTATCGCCCCTTCAGATGAAGAAGAACAGACCTTCGGTAATGTTAAGGGTAATTTGTCATGGAGGGGATAAATCCCGCGTGATTGATACCATTCTTAAGGAATCAACATCTTTTGGGGTTCGTTATTATGAAGTGGATAGGGTGAAGGTACCCCGCAGATTGAAAGAGGTTGAAACAAGGTTTGGGAAGGTCAAGGTAAAAATTTATCAGGATAATGATGCGGTAATTAATGTATCACCTGAATATGAAGACTGTAAGAAGATAGCAAAGGAAAAGAAAGTCCCATTGAAGAGAGTTTATAATGAGGCGGTCAAAGAGGTTCTATCTTCTTCTAAGAATTGA
- the larB gene encoding nickel pincer cofactor biosynthesis protein LarB — protein sequence MELGQLKCLLEGVKKGDVGIDEALESLKTLPFEDIGNATIDHHRHLRLGFPEVIFGEGKSDGDIMAIAQRMVEKGENILITRIEKKKALKIKKAFPEAKYYPKPRAITIINQQIKEEGKGTILVISAGTSDIPVADEAVLVAEMMGNRVDRLYDVGVAGIHRLVSQRERLLQASVLVVVAGMEGALPSVVGGLVSKPIIAVPTSIGYGANFGGVTALLGMLNSCAPGVAVVNIDNGFGAGYIAGLINRV from the coding sequence ATGGAGTTAGGACAGCTAAAATGCCTGTTAGAAGGGGTTAAAAAAGGGGATGTTGGGATTGATGAAGCATTGGAGTCCTTGAAGACTTTACCCTTTGAAGATATTGGTAATGCAACCATCGATCACCACCGCCATTTGAGGCTTGGGTTCCCGGAGGTAATATTCGGTGAGGGAAAGTCGGATGGGGATATCATGGCTATAGCCCAAAGGATGGTTGAGAAGGGAGAGAACATCTTAATAACCAGGATAGAGAAAAAGAAAGCCCTTAAAATAAAAAAGGCTTTCCCAGAGGCAAAATACTATCCAAAACCACGGGCAATTACAATAATAAATCAACAAATAAAAGAAGAGGGGAAGGGCACTATCCTGGTCATAAGTGCTGGTACATCAGACATCCCGGTTGCTGACGAGGCTGTACTCGTTGCTGAGATGATGGGCAACCGGGTAGATCGCCTTTATGATGTTGGAGTTGCTGGTATACATCGGTTGGTGAGTCAGCGGGAAAGGCTTCTGCAAGCCAGTGTTCTGGTGGTTGTGGCAGGAATGGAAGGAGCGCTGCCAAGTGTAGTCGGTGGACTCGTATCGAAACCAATCATTGCAGTTCCCACTAGCATTGGCTATGGAGCAAATTTTGGAGGAGTAACTGCCTTACTTGGGATGCTGAATTCCTGTGCCCCCGGGGTTGCTGTGGTCAATATAGACAATGGCTTCGGGGCAGGATATATTGCGGGCTTGATAAATAGGGTGTAA
- the ybgF gene encoding tol-pal system protein YbgF has translation MKHIFIIGPLFFFFLYFQGGCASTGIAERRLIEAEAAIKAAKSMGAQSIAPTEINSAELYYEQAKLSLQEEPSATGMVAFFRESDALKRMSIKDALLAKEAAENAIKKVQNQRDQSKKESILLGSNTSSLKSTQEALQKEREQPGQKLVIEESKAPEPKTIKPKPPELKITEPKATELKTPESKTIKPRSPELKATELKTPESKTIELKTTKPKAPEPKTIEPETLYKEAFYLYKQQDYKTSLITFQRFLEMFPDHSLSDNVQYWIGECLYSQRKYKDAIKAFQAVLINFKEGNKLADALLKVGLSYFNLHNHQKSKQILQSVIKRYPKTHAAILARKFLNEHKNKQ, from the coding sequence ATGAAACACATATTCATAATAGGTCCTTTGTTTTTCTTTTTTCTTTATTTTCAGGGTGGTTGTGCTTCTACAGGTATTGCGGAAAGGAGGCTTATAGAGGCTGAAGCAGCTATAAAAGCAGCCAAATCAATGGGAGCTCAATCTATAGCTCCAACGGAAATTAACAGCGCCGAGCTCTACTATGAGCAGGCCAAGCTTTCTCTTCAGGAAGAACCCAGTGCAACAGGTATGGTTGCTTTTTTTCGCGAATCTGATGCTCTAAAAAGGATGTCTATTAAAGATGCATTGCTTGCTAAAGAGGCAGCAGAAAATGCTATTAAAAAGGTCCAGAACCAAAGAGATCAGTCAAAAAAAGAGAGTATATTGCTTGGCAGCAACACAAGCAGTCTAAAGTCTACTCAGGAGGCGCTTCAAAAAGAGAGGGAACAGCCCGGGCAAAAATTAGTCATAGAGGAATCAAAAGCCCCTGAACCAAAGACCATTAAACCAAAACCCCCTGAATTAAAGATTACTGAACCAAAGGCTACTGAACTAAAAACTCCTGAATCAAAGACCATTAAACCCAGGTCCCCTGAATTAAAGGCTACTGAACTAAAAACCCCTGAATCAAAGACCATTGAACTAAAGACTACTAAACCAAAGGCTCCTGAACCAAAGACCATTGAGCCAGAGACACTATATAAGGAGGCATTCTATTTATACAAACAACAAGACTATAAAACGTCGCTAATAACATTTCAACGATTCTTGGAAATGTTTCCTGACCACAGTCTAAGTGACAACGTTCAATACTGGATAGGAGAGTGTTTATACTCACAAAGAAAATACAAGGATGCCATTAAAGCCTTTCAAGCGGTTTTGATTAATTTCAAGGAAGGCAATAAACTTGCCGATGCCCTATTGAAGGTGGGTCTAAGTTATTTTAATCTTCACAATCATCAGAAATCAAAACAGATTTTGCAATCAGTGATAAAACGTTATCCCAAGACCCACGCTGCTATCCTTGCGCGCAAATTTCTTAATGAGCACAAAAATAAGCAATGA
- a CDS encoding zinc ribbon domain-containing protein, translating to MPIYEYRCDLCGEEFEELVFGSSPEVNCPKCKKAKVTKLMSACSFKSGGNFSSSAGNSSCGTCSSHNCSSCH from the coding sequence ATGCCGATATATGAATATAGATGTGACCTTTGCGGGGAAGAATTTGAGGAACTGGTTTTTGGAAGTTCTCCAGAGGTGAATTGTCCAAAATGTAAAAAGGCAAAGGTTACGAAGTTGATGTCTGCCTGTAGCTTCAAAAGCGGCGGTAATTTTTCAAGCTCTGCCGGGAACAGCAGTTGTGGAACATGTTCATCACACAACTGCAGTTCGTGTCATTAA
- a CDS encoding bifunctional precorrin-2 dehydrogenase/sirohydrochlorin ferrochelatase produces the protein MKYYPINVDITDKRCVVLGGGGVAERKVESLLRCMGRVTVISPDLTPRLKELLSHSKIQHICREYKRGDFEDAFLVFVATNDSRVNAEASQEALGKGILVNTVDKPKRCNFIVPSVVDRDDLVITVSTSGKSPALAKKIREDLEASYGEEYSIFLTIMGAVRERLLKTSNNSEKNRTIFYRLVDSNMLVLIKEGKREQINNILAEILGEGYSLDELKIGISGL, from the coding sequence TTGAAATACTACCCTATAAATGTAGACATAACCGACAAGAGATGCGTTGTACTCGGTGGTGGAGGGGTTGCTGAAAGGAAGGTAGAATCACTTTTAAGATGCATGGGGAGAGTCACCGTAATAAGTCCTGATTTGACTCCCCGGTTAAAAGAGCTCCTATCCCATAGCAAAATTCAGCACATATGCAGAGAATACAAGCGGGGAGATTTTGAGGATGCCTTCCTGGTTTTTGTTGCCACTAATGATTCCAGGGTAAATGCCGAAGCCAGCCAGGAGGCTCTGGGAAAAGGGATCCTGGTTAATACAGTGGACAAACCAAAGAGATGTAATTTTATCGTCCCTTCTGTGGTAGATCGAGATGATTTGGTTATAACCGTCTCTACCTCTGGGAAAAGTCCTGCCCTTGCTAAAAAAATAAGGGAAGACCTGGAAGCCAGCTACGGAGAGGAGTATAGTATCTTTCTGACCATAATGGGTGCTGTGCGCGAAAGGCTGTTAAAAACTAGTAATAATTCAGAAAAAAACAGAACAATATTTTATAGACTGGTAGACTCAAACATGCTTGTTCTTATAAAGGAAGGGAAAAGGGAGCAGATAAATAATATCCTTGCAGAGATTCTGGGTGAGGGGTACTCGTTGGACGAATTGAAGATCGGCATCTCGGGGTTATAA